One region of Armatimonadota bacterium genomic DNA includes:
- the sufS gene encoding SufS family cysteine desulfurase — protein sequence MDVGRVRDQFPAIHQTINGYPLAYLDSAASAQRPEVVLQSMDRFYRHDNANVHRGAHALSDRATEGFERARENVRAFVNAASVDEIVFTKGCTESLNLVASSWGKANLREGDEILISGLEHHSNIVPWQLVADETGARLRSIPVTDSAELDLEELEGMLTERVKAVAVKHVCNATGTISPIREIVKMAHSVGAVAVVDGAQALAHVPVDVQALDVDFYAMSAHKVYGPMGFGALYGRKELLNAMRPYQGGGGMIKSVAIGEITYADPPGRFEAGTPHVAGAIGFGEALLFIGGIGVDAAAKHEDALMRKAESALRELGGVRIVGEAKNKAAIVSFVMDCAHPHDVGTVLDKYGVAVRAGHHCCMPLMRRMGVPATTRASFAAYSTVEDVDQLVSAVAHAKEIFS from the coding sequence TTGGACGTTGGAAGAGTAAGAGATCAGTTTCCGGCCATTCACCAAACGATCAATGGTTATCCGTTGGCGTATCTGGACAGCGCGGCATCCGCCCAGCGTCCTGAGGTCGTGTTGCAGTCAATGGATCGGTTCTACCGCCATGACAACGCGAATGTACACCGCGGCGCCCATGCCTTGAGCGATAGGGCGACTGAGGGGTTCGAGCGGGCCCGCGAGAACGTCCGAGCCTTCGTCAACGCTGCGTCGGTAGACGAAATCGTATTCACGAAGGGGTGCACGGAATCTCTCAACCTCGTCGCCAGCTCTTGGGGAAAGGCCAATTTGCGCGAAGGCGACGAGATACTGATCTCAGGGCTCGAGCACCATTCGAACATAGTGCCTTGGCAGTTGGTGGCTGACGAGACGGGAGCGCGTTTGCGATCGATTCCCGTGACAGATTCGGCGGAGTTGGACCTCGAAGAGCTGGAGGGCATGCTGACCGAGCGGGTGAAAGCGGTTGCGGTCAAGCACGTGTGCAACGCAACCGGCACGATCTCTCCGATTCGGGAGATCGTCAAAATGGCGCACTCCGTCGGTGCCGTTGCCGTCGTCGACGGCGCGCAGGCGCTGGCGCACGTTCCGGTAGACGTCCAGGCGTTGGACGTCGATTTCTACGCGATGTCCGCCCATAAAGTGTACGGTCCGATGGGCTTTGGCGCTCTCTACGGTCGTAAAGAGCTACTGAATGCAATGCGGCCATATCAGGGCGGCGGAGGGATGATTAAATCGGTAGCGATAGGTGAAATCACATACGCAGATCCGCCGGGACGGTTTGAGGCGGGAACCCCGCACGTAGCCGGAGCCATCGGCTTTGGCGAAGCTCTCCTCTTCATCGGTGGAATCGGAGTAGATGCTGCAGCCAAGCACGAAGATGCGCTGATGCGAAAGGCGGAGTCGGCGCTGCGCGAACTCGGGGGCGTGCGAATTGTGGGCGAGGCGAAGAACAAAGCTGCCATAGTTTCGTTCGTCATGGACTGCGCTCACCCGCACGACGTCGGCACGGTCTTGGACAAGTACGGCGTCGCCGTTAGGGCAGGCCACCACTGCTGCATGCCGTTGATGAGAAGGATGGGCGTACCCGCGACCACGCGCGCGTCGTTTGCTGCGTACAGCACTGTCGAAGACGTCGATCAGCTGGTCTCCGCCGTCGCACACGCCAAGGAGATCTTCTCTTGA
- a CDS encoding SUF system NifU family Fe-S cluster assembly protein, with the protein MSLSDLYQEIILDHGRKPRNFGEIENPTHTAQGFNPLCGDHVKVQITVQAGVVQEIRFSGSGCAISTASASMMTQLVKGKPVEAALELFDRFHKSVVGAADGDSDDLGELNCLSGVRQYPNRIKCATLPWHALKSALLQDPDPVTTE; encoded by the coding sequence TTGAGCCTCAGCGATCTGTATCAAGAGATCATCTTGGACCACGGTCGCAAGCCGAGGAACTTTGGAGAGATCGAGAATCCAACCCACACGGCACAGGGCTTCAATCCCCTCTGCGGGGATCACGTAAAGGTCCAGATTACGGTTCAAGCCGGTGTGGTCCAGGAGATTCGGTTCTCCGGTAGCGGCTGCGCCATCTCGACGGCCAGCGCCTCCATGATGACCCAACTGGTCAAGGGCAAACCGGTCGAGGCGGCGCTCGAGCTTTTCGATCGATTCCACAAATCCGTTGTTGGTGCAGCAGACGGCGATTCAGACGACTTGGGCGAGCTAAACTGCCTCTCGGGCGTACGGCAGTATCCTAATCGAATCAAGTGTGCGACCCTGCCCTGGCACGCCCTGAAGAGCGCGTTGCTGCAAGACCCTGACCCAGTTACGACCGAGTGA
- a CDS encoding DUF59 domain-containing protein, whose amino-acid sequence MPDRIDRVKDENKLNSIERSMVESEVIEAIRTVFDPEIPVNVYDLGLIYGIEVDEAGNVGIDMTLTSPACPVAETLPLEVENSAAAVNRVKQCKVTMVWDPPFTIDRIPEHIRLELGLM is encoded by the coding sequence ATGCCAGACCGAATTGATCGAGTGAAGGACGAAAACAAGCTGAATTCCATCGAGCGTTCGATGGTCGAGTCCGAGGTGATCGAGGCGATCAGGACCGTGTTCGACCCCGAAATCCCCGTCAACGTCTACGATCTTGGCTTGATTTACGGAATCGAGGTTGATGAGGCAGGGAACGTGGGAATCGACATGACGCTGACATCGCCTGCTTGTCCGGTCGCCGAGACGCTGCCGCTCGAGGTCGAAAACAGTGCGGCGGCAGTGAATCGAGTCAAGCAGTGCAAGGTCACCATGGTGTGGGACCCGCCGTTCACAATCGACAGAATTCCGGAACATATCAGGCTAGAGTTGGGCTTGATGTAA
- a CDS encoding Rrf2 family transcriptional regulator yields MKFSAQEEYGLRCLVTLAGADDGGTMTIPVIAKAEGLTQSHVAKLLALLRKSGFINSTRGQAGGYALARPASQIRIREALDCLGGRLFADEHCSRYSGTVDECVHTSDCALHSLWSDIQSAVDSVTDRLTLDQIICNSSPIPIHLSAASGSATGPGRGKS; encoded by the coding sequence ATGAAATTCAGTGCACAGGAAGAGTACGGGCTTCGATGCCTTGTGACGCTTGCGGGGGCTGACGATGGGGGCACGATGACTATCCCGGTAATAGCAAAGGCCGAGGGACTGACGCAGTCCCACGTTGCGAAGCTGCTCGCGCTTCTTCGCAAGAGCGGGTTTATCAACAGCACGCGTGGCCAAGCTGGCGGATACGCCCTGGCCCGTCCCGCCTCACAGATCAGAATTCGAGAGGCCTTGGATTGCCTCGGTGGACGGCTGTTCGCCGATGAGCACTGTTCGAGATATTCGGGCACGGTCGACGAATGTGTGCATACTTCTGACTGCGCACTGCACTCCCTTTGGAGCGACATCCAATCGGCGGTGGACTCGGTGACGGACCGTCTCACATTGGATCAGATTATCTGCAACAGCTCACCGATTCCGATACACTTGAGCGCAGCGTCCGGTTCTGCCACAGGACCGGGGAGGGGCAAGTCGTAG
- a CDS encoding iron-sulfur cluster assembly accessory protein, whose protein sequence is MENAVSETPNPVDFPVSITEEALAQVKRLIERKGEPGCFVRLGVKGGGCSGLEYVFRLDTKPSKFDLSKRIDDVEFVCDAKSAAFLNGATLVWTGNLIGGGFSFDNPNAVRSCGCGTSFTPKPSS, encoded by the coding sequence ATGGAGAACGCTGTGTCCGAAACGCCGAATCCGGTCGACTTTCCGGTATCGATTACCGAAGAGGCGCTAGCGCAGGTCAAGAGGCTCATCGAACGAAAGGGCGAGCCAGGTTGTTTTGTCCGACTCGGAGTGAAGGGCGGTGGGTGCAGCGGGCTCGAATACGTTTTTCGACTGGACACGAAACCGTCCAAGTTCGATCTTTCTAAGCGAATCGACGACGTTGAGTTCGTGTGCGACGCCAAGTCCGCAGCGTTCTTGAACGGCGCGACGCTTGTTTGGACCGGGAATCTAATCGGCGGGGGGTTCTCGTTCGACAATCCCAACGCGGTGCGGTCTTGCGGATGCGGTACCAGCTTTACGCCAAAGCCTTCGTCCTAG
- a CDS encoding lytic transglycosylase domain-containing protein, producing MRKAAEARKRQDEIAKSNSERPKQLPGEIPLLTQPTKENTPVISAQVAAVLPQYMGFIRHYNKKLSDDEVYQIALGIVAYSVQYGVDARLILAMVLAESGFDPTVVSGAGAMGLGQLMPGTAKALGIADPFDISQNLYGTVRTIRGHLDRQGKDAEDEYEKLILALAAYNAGPGAVKKYGGIPPYKETEAYIAKVVKMYRRLCGYSDD from the coding sequence ATGCGAAAAGCCGCTGAAGCGCGAAAACGGCAGGACGAGATCGCAAAGTCGAATTCAGAGCGGCCGAAGCAGTTGCCTGGCGAGATTCCGCTCCTCACGCAGCCGACAAAGGAGAACACACCGGTCATTTCTGCGCAGGTCGCGGCTGTTCTCCCCCAGTACATGGGGTTCATCCGGCACTACAACAAGAAGCTGTCGGATGACGAGGTGTATCAGATCGCGCTCGGAATCGTCGCATACTCCGTTCAGTACGGCGTTGACGCCAGGCTGATTCTCGCGATGGTGCTCGCCGAGAGCGGATTTGACCCGACCGTCGTCAGCGGCGCAGGCGCGATGGGGCTCGGCCAGCTCATGCCTGGAACGGCCAAGGCGCTGGGCATCGCCGACCCGTTCGACATCAGCCAGAATCTGTACGGGACCGTTCGCACGATCCGCGGTCATCTCGATCGCCAAGGGAAGGATGCCGAGGACGAGTATGAGAAATTGATTCTGGCGCTTGCGGCGTATAACGCCGGGCCAGGAGCGGTCAAAAAGTACGGCGGCATCCCACCCTACAAAGAGACCGAAGCGTACATCGCAAAGGTCGTCAAGATGTACCGGCGTCTATGCGGCTACAGCGACGACTAG
- a CDS encoding enoyl-ACP reductase, whose amino-acid sequence MLLEGRRGLVLNVTNKNSIGWACAEAATLHGAEVGVGAVNEKTLSRVNALAEGNDRMKTFCVDFCDDDQIEALVSDVSDRLGKIDFFVHSAAFAKREDLEGRFIETSRGGFAVAMDVSCYSLVALCRALEPIMNDDASVMCMSYLGSSRAVGNYNVMGVAKAALESTVRYLAQDLGGRGIRVNTISPGPMNTVSARGVKGLIEMIETVKEKAPLKRDYGQSEVAATAVYLMSDLSRGVTGQLIYVDSGYNIVGLA is encoded by the coding sequence ATGTTGCTGGAAGGCAGACGGGGTCTTGTGCTCAACGTCACGAACAAGAACAGCATTGGTTGGGCGTGTGCCGAGGCCGCAACGCTTCACGGCGCCGAAGTAGGCGTTGGCGCAGTCAATGAGAAGACGCTGTCGCGGGTGAACGCACTAGCGGAGGGCAACGACCGGATGAAGACGTTCTGCGTGGACTTCTGCGACGACGATCAGATAGAAGCGCTGGTCAGCGACGTCAGCGACAGGCTTGGCAAGATCGACTTCTTCGTTCACTCGGCCGCGTTTGCAAAGCGTGAGGACTTAGAGGGCCGTTTCATCGAAACATCTCGCGGCGGATTCGCAGTGGCGATGGACGTGTCGTGCTATTCGCTAGTCGCGCTCTGCCGCGCCCTCGAACCGATCATGAACGACGACGCAAGCGTGATGTGCATGTCGTACCTCGGGTCGTCGCGCGCTGTCGGCAACTACAACGTAATGGGCGTCGCAAAGGCGGCGCTGGAATCGACGGTTCGGTACTTGGCGCAGGACCTCGGTGGCCGGGGTATTCGCGTCAACACGATCAGCCCAGGTCCGATGAACACGGTCTCGGCTCGTGGAGTGAAAGGACTTATCGAGATGATCGAAACGGTCAAGGAGAAGGCTCCGTTGAAGCGCGACTATGGCCAGAGCGAGGTGGCCGCAACCGCCGTTTATCTGATGTCCGACCTAAGTCGAGGCGTGACCGGCCAGCTGATCTACGTCGACAGTGGTTACAACATCGTCGGTCTGGCCTAA
- a CDS encoding ATP-grasp domain-containing protein, whose protein sequence is MRPFDIGFLGGGQLARMSIHAAQRMGLACLSLDPGTDTPASQVAKAIAGSLSDTMHVAELFRSCERVTLENEFIPAETIRDAMKLAGREESALLPGTSSLETTQDKLLQRRTYDKHGVPSPKAVALSDDGEEAVAKIGFPMVLKSRFGGYDGKGTRYANDLAELDSFNRLWRDGGWLAEQFVAFRRELSVMVCRSAQQTTCFPTVETRQSNLVCDLVLPCDADAREVAVSAVEAIDGFGLFGVEMFELESGDIEVNEIAPRPHNAGHYTLDWGGVSQFEAHIRLVMGLPLPALSGQEVCMANLLGIEGAVNLRGAVAAAMGPDAAVFVHWYGKREVRDGRKMGHLNAVGADCVQRAHAARERFLRAWAGA, encoded by the coding sequence ATGAGGCCGTTCGACATCGGTTTCCTCGGCGGCGGCCAGCTCGCGCGCATGTCGATTCACGCCGCCCAGAGAATGGGCCTTGCTTGTCTGTCGCTCGACCCGGGAACCGATACGCCAGCGAGCCAGGTTGCCAAGGCGATCGCCGGCAGCCTGAGTGACACCATGCACGTCGCAGAGCTGTTTCGCTCTTGCGAACGCGTCACGCTTGAGAACGAGTTCATTCCGGCGGAGACGATCCGCGACGCGATGAAGCTAGCCGGACGCGAAGAGAGCGCCTTGCTGCCCGGAACGTCGTCACTGGAGACGACGCAGGACAAGCTTCTGCAAAGGCGCACATACGACAAACACGGCGTGCCGAGTCCGAAGGCTGTCGCGCTTTCAGACGATGGCGAGGAAGCAGTGGCGAAGATCGGTTTTCCGATGGTGCTGAAGTCTCGGTTCGGCGGATACGACGGCAAAGGGACGCGCTACGCAAACGATCTCGCCGAGCTGGACAGCTTCAATCGCCTTTGGCGCGACGGCGGCTGGTTGGCAGAGCAGTTCGTGGCGTTCCGGCGTGAGTTAAGCGTCATGGTCTGCCGCAGCGCCCAGCAGACGACCTGCTTTCCGACGGTCGAGACACGCCAGTCCAATCTCGTGTGCGACCTCGTCCTGCCGTGCGACGCGGACGCCCGCGAAGTCGCCGTCTCGGCGGTCGAGGCGATCGACGGGTTCGGGCTGTTCGGCGTGGAGATGTTCGAGTTGGAGAGCGGCGACATCGAGGTCAATGAGATCGCACCGCGACCGCACAACGCCGGGCACTACACGCTGGACTGGGGAGGCGTCAGCCAGTTCGAGGCCCACATCAGGCTCGTCATGGGTCTGCCGCTGCCAGCGCTCTCGGGACAGGAGGTCTGCATGGCAAATTTGCTGGGCATCGAGGGGGCTGTCAACCTCCGGGGCGCAGTCGCCGCAGCGATGGGGCCAGACGCCGCTGTATTCGTCCACTGGTACGGCAAGCGCGAGGTTCGAGACGGTAGGAAGATGGGGCATTTGAACGCGGTAGGCGCCGATTGCGTCCAGCGCGCCCATGCCGCGAGGGAGCGTTTTCTACGCGCCTGGGCGGGTGCCTGA
- a CDS encoding 50S ribosomal protein L25: MATLHVQSRERANSAEVRRLRKKGILPMALIVKGKGTRLVQATASEVRSTIRSAGGVAVFGLDVDGESRQMNVVIKDVQRDVISRAVVHLTLQEVKEDDIIKMQVPVIIEGEPEAVKQRESTLLVPLVLIEVQARPGDIPASITLDVSGMGPNDKIVIADVDFPEGVVSIHPDDAVIVTTAPAKVVSLEVPVAEGEEAVVEEELAEGEELAEGEEAAEGEATEEGAEGAAEGAEPKASEEKKY; encoded by the coding sequence ATGGCTACGTTGCATGTCCAGAGTCGCGAGAGGGCGAATAGCGCAGAGGTGCGCCGCTTGCGCAAGAAGGGCATCTTGCCGATGGCCCTCATCGTCAAAGGGAAGGGCACTCGCCTCGTGCAGGCTACCGCGAGCGAAGTGAGGTCAACGATCCGATCCGCAGGCGGTGTCGCCGTCTTCGGTCTTGACGTCGATGGCGAATCTCGCCAAATGAACGTCGTCATCAAAGACGTCCAGCGCGACGTCATCAGCCGTGCGGTCGTGCACTTGACTCTTCAGGAGGTCAAGGAGGACGACATCATCAAGATGCAGGTGCCGGTCATCATCGAGGGCGAGCCGGAAGCCGTGAAACAGCGCGAGTCGACTCTGTTGGTTCCACTCGTGTTGATCGAGGTGCAGGCGAGGCCCGGTGACATTCCCGCCTCGATCACGCTAGACGTTTCGGGCATGGGACCGAACGACAAGATCGTGATCGCAGACGTTGATTTTCCAGAAGGCGTAGTCTCGATCCATCCTGACGATGCGGTCATCGTGACGACCGCGCCAGCCAAGGTGGTTTCGCTCGAAGTTCCTGTAGCAGAGGGCGAAGAGGCCGTTGTCGAGGAAGAGCTCGCCGAGGGCGAGGAATTGGCGGAGGGCGAAGAGGCTGCAGAGGGCGAAGCGACGGAGGAAGGCGCAGAGGGAGCAGCCGAGGGAGCCGAACCGAAGGCGTCAGAAGAGAAAAAGTATTAG
- a CDS encoding 4-hydroxy-tetrahydrodipicolinate reductase gives MTNRIRVGVVGAAGRMGSETLRALDSCEDMQLTLAVDTGENVQSPLVGLSITNFLPEPVEDCDVLVEFTHADSATEHAVRAANSGVCPVIGASGLSRLQQEEVSDACRLNGVGGILVPNFAIGAVLMMRFAEEAARWMPDAEVIEMHHDGKRDAPSGTGIYTAQLIASARGEPGEDPTQVVKFEGARGASVDGVHVHSVRLPGLVAHQQVMFGGPGEVLSIRHDSMSRSSFMEGVKLAVRKVQGLSDFVVGLDRLM, from the coding sequence ATGACGAACCGGATTCGCGTTGGGGTCGTCGGCGCCGCCGGGCGCATGGGGTCCGAAACCTTGCGAGCGCTCGACTCTTGTGAGGATATGCAGCTGACGCTGGCCGTCGATACCGGCGAGAACGTTCAGTCGCCGCTCGTTGGCCTGTCGATCACGAACTTCCTGCCGGAGCCGGTCGAGGACTGCGACGTGCTGGTCGAGTTCACACACGCGGACAGCGCAACGGAGCACGCGGTGCGCGCGGCGAACAGCGGCGTGTGTCCGGTGATCGGGGCGAGCGGCCTTTCGCGATTGCAGCAGGAAGAAGTCTCCGACGCATGCAGACTGAATGGCGTCGGCGGGATTCTCGTGCCGAACTTTGCAATCGGAGCGGTGCTGATGATGCGGTTTGCGGAAGAGGCGGCCCGGTGGATGCCCGATGCGGAGGTGATCGAGATGCACCACGACGGCAAAAGGGATGCGCCGTCGGGAACCGGGATTTATACTGCGCAGTTGATCGCGTCGGCCCGCGGCGAGCCCGGTGAAGACCCGACGCAAGTCGTGAAGTTTGAAGGGGCGCGCGGCGCGTCCGTCGACGGTGTGCACGTTCACAGCGTGCGCCTGCCGGGCCTGGTCGCGCACCAGCAGGTGATGTTCGGCGGCCCCGGCGAGGTGCTCTCGATCCGCCACGATTCGATGAGCCGTTCGTCGTTCATGGAAGGGGTGAAGCTGGCTGTGCGAAAGGTGCAGGGCTTGAGCGATTTCGTCGTTGGGCTTGATAGATTGATGTGA
- a CDS encoding 2TM domain-containing protein: MDDARDRLTTDEDVDEILKLAVRRQGGSHGDLRARMLEAADELGISDSDLQQAEDEYLQQKIDRDEFDEFRRKQRREFRQHLFCYVVTNALLVGIDVMADGGIDWAMWSILGWGIGIASHAWATLNSDSQPFQEEFEKFRDKKRRRARNRPV, from the coding sequence ATGGATGACGCGCGAGACCGACTGACGACGGACGAAGACGTCGATGAAATTCTAAAGCTGGCCGTGCGACGCCAGGGCGGCTCACACGGCGACCTGCGCGCGCGAATGCTTGAAGCAGCGGACGAACTTGGAATATCCGACTCGGATCTGCAACAGGCCGAAGATGAGTACTTGCAGCAGAAGATCGACCGCGATGAGTTCGATGAATTCAGACGCAAGCAAAGGCGCGAGTTTCGCCAGCACCTGTTCTGCTACGTGGTCACCAACGCGCTGCTCGTTGGAATCGATGTCATGGCTGACGGGGGGATTGACTGGGCGATGTGGTCGATACTCGGATGGGGCATCGGTATCGCGTCCCATGCCTGGGCCACGCTGAATAGCGACAGTCAGCCGTTCCAAGAGGAGTTTGAGAAGTTTCGCGACAAGAAGAGAAGGCGCGCTCGCAACCGCCCAGTATAA